A genomic stretch from Acinonyx jubatus isolate Ajub_Pintada_27869175 chromosome E2, VMU_Ajub_asm_v1.0, whole genome shotgun sequence includes:
- the DNAJA2 gene encoding dnaJ homolog subfamily A member 2, producing the protein MANVADTKLYDILGVPPGASENELKKAYRKLAKEYHPDKNPNAGDKFKEISFAYEVLSNPEKRELYDRYGEQGLREGSGGGGGMDDIFSHIFGGGLFGFMGNQSRSRNGRRRGEDMMHPLKVSLEDLYNGKTTKLQLSKNVLCSACSGQGGKSGAVQKCSACRGRGVRIMIRQLAPGMVQQMQSVCSDCNGEGEVINEKDRCKKCEGKKVIKEVKILEVHVDKGMKHGQRITFTGEADQAPGVEPGDIVLLLQEKEHEVFQRDGNDLHMTYKIGLVEALCGFQFTFKHLDGRQIVVKYPPGKVIEPGCVRVVRGEGMPQYRNPFEKGDLYIKFDVQFPENNWINPDKLSELEDLLPSRPEVPNIIGDTEEVELQEFDSTRGSGGGQRREAYNDSSDEESSSHHGPGVQCAHQ; encoded by the exons ATGGCGAACGTGGCCGACACTAAGCTGTACGACATTCTGGGCGTCCCACCCGGTGCCAGCGAGAACGAGCTGAAGAAG GCATACAGAAAGTTAGCCAAGGAATATCATCCTGATAAGAATCCAAATGCTGGTGACAAA ttcAAAGAAATAAGTTTTGCATATGAAGTACTGTCAAATCCTGAGAAACGTGAATTATATGACAGATATGGAGAACAAGGTCTTCGGGAAGGTAGCGGCGGAGGTGGTGGCATGGATGATATTTTCTCTCACATTTTTGGTGGGGGATTGTTCGGCTTTATGGGCAATCAGAGTAGAAGTCGAAAtggcagaagaagaggagaagacatGATGCATCCACTTaa AGTATCTTTAGAAGATCTGTATAATGGCAAGACAACCAAACTACAACTTAGCAAGAATGTACTCTGTAGTGCATGCAGTGG CCAAGGTGGAAAGTCTGGAGCTGTTCAGAAGTGTAGTGCTTGTCGGGGTCGAGGTGTACGCATTATGATAAGACAGCTGGCTCCGGGAATGGTACAACAGATGCAGTCTGTGTGTTCTGACTGTAATGGAGAAG GAGAGGTAATTAATGAAAAGGACCGCTGTAAAAAATGTGAAGGCAAGAAGGTGATTAAAGAAGTGAAGATTCTTGAAGTCCACGTAGACAAAGGCATGAAACATGGACAGAGAATTACATTCACTGGGGAAGCAGATCAGGCCCCAGGAGTGGAACCAGGAGACATTGTTCTTTTGCTCCAAGAGAAGGAACATGAg GTGTTCCAGAGAGACGGGAATGATTTGCACATGACATACAAGATAGGACTTGTTGAAGCTTTGTGTGGATTTCAGTTCACATTTAAACACCTTGATGGACGTCAGATTGTGGTGAAATACCCCCCTGGAAAAGTAATTGAACCAG GATGTGTCCGTGTAGTTCGAGGTGAAGGAATGCCACAGTATCGTAATCCCTTTGAAAAAGGTGATCTATACATAAAATTTGATGTGCAGTTTCCTGAAAACAACTGGATCAACCCAGACAAGCTTTCT gaACTAGAAGACCTTCTGCCATCTAGACCAGAAGTTCCAAACATCATTGGAGATACAGAGGAGGTAGAGCTTCAAGAATTTGATAGCACTCGGGGCTCAGGAGGTGGTCAGAGGCGTGAAGCCTATAATGATAGCTCTGATGAAGAAAGCAGCAGCCATCATGGACCAGGAGTGCAATGTGCCCATCAGTAA